One Methylosinus sp. LW4 genomic region harbors:
- a CDS encoding AAA family ATPase, which produces MEPLRFLSPDRAVDLGARLGEIRMFLQERLIGADTLVERLLIGLVADGHVLLEGAPGLAKTRAVKLLARASNLTFARIQCTPDLMPADITGTSIWRQDKSVFEFSAGPIFHSLLLVDEINRAPPKVQSALLEAMAERQATIAGATHALPDPFMTVATQNPIEHEGTFPLPEAQLDRFMLHVELALPDAATERRILDLVEREDQGAAAAPPAALQAEEIAAARHAARSVFLSAAIKDYIVRLVTAPRDASVAPELAAKIAHPSSPRGTLALAAAAKARAFLDGRDYVAPQDVSALAVDVLSHRTILGWRALAEGETPRDVIRAYLDAVPPA; this is translated from the coding sequence ATGGAACCGCTTCGCTTTCTCTCCCCGGACCGCGCCGTCGATCTCGGCGCGCGGCTCGGCGAGATCAGGATGTTTTTGCAAGAGCGTCTCATCGGCGCCGATACGCTGGTCGAGCGGCTGCTGATCGGCCTCGTGGCCGACGGCCATGTGCTGCTCGAGGGCGCGCCCGGCCTCGCCAAGACGCGCGCCGTCAAGCTGCTCGCCCGCGCCTCCAATCTCACCTTCGCGCGTATTCAATGCACGCCCGATCTCATGCCCGCGGACATCACCGGCACGTCGATCTGGCGTCAGGACAAGAGCGTCTTCGAATTTTCGGCGGGGCCGATCTTTCATTCGCTGCTGCTCGTCGACGAGATCAATCGCGCGCCGCCCAAGGTGCAATCGGCGCTGCTCGAGGCCATGGCCGAGCGTCAGGCGACCATCGCCGGCGCGACTCATGCGCTGCCCGATCCCTTCATGACCGTGGCGACGCAGAATCCGATCGAGCATGAAGGCACGTTTCCGCTGCCGGAGGCGCAGCTCGATCGCTTCATGCTGCATGTCGAGCTGGCGCTGCCGGACGCCGCGACGGAGCGGCGCATTCTCGATCTCGTCGAGCGCGAGGATCAGGGCGCCGCCGCCGCGCCGCCCGCGGCGCTGCAGGCGGAGGAGATCGCCGCCGCGCGCCATGCGGCGCGATCGGTTTTTCTCTCCGCCGCGATCAAGGATTATATTGTGAGACTCGTCACCGCGCCGCGCGATGCGAGCGTCGCGCCGGAGCTGGCGGCGAAGATCGCGCATCCGTCCTCGCCGCGCGGCACGCTGGCGCTCGCCGCCGCCGCCAAGGCGCGCGCCTTTCTCGACGGGCGCGATTATGTCGCGCCGCAGGATGTGAGCGCGCTCGCGGTGGACGTTCTCTCCCATCGCACCATTCTCGGCTGGCGCGCGCTCGCCGAGGGCGAGACTCCGCGCGACGTCATTCGCGCCTATCTCGATGCGGTTCCGCCTGCATGA
- a CDS encoding DUF58 domain-containing protein, whose protein sequence is MSASEALVPGVDLDVESLMRLRLLSARSGARRAAAAAPLGGVARRRRGRGAETYDVRPWSDGDDMRSLDRNVTARTGAPHVRTFHDERERSVLFVVDFRAPMLFGTRRAFRSVAAAEGAVASAWRVIDSQGRVGLAAIGSAGARCFGFAVGARSFPPLLVALAEAHRIALAEGAEAAEPSLAAALEEMESVGGTSALTLASALDSPGEAFDVIATRIARRRDLSVLLVADRFELTPAPGLYPFRTRMEEGLLRIAHGARTAPDERLARLRRLGARALEIDAGLDAETVAPLLERLDMERFDGRSV, encoded by the coding sequence ATGAGCGCGTCGGAAGCGCTCGTCCCCGGCGTCGATCTCGATGTCGAATCCTTGATGCGTCTGCGGCTGCTGTCGGCGCGCAGCGGCGCGCGCCGAGCCGCGGCCGCTGCGCCGCTCGGCGGCGTGGCGCGGCGCCGACGCGGGCGCGGCGCCGAGACCTATGACGTTCGCCCTTGGTCGGACGGCGACGATATGCGCAGCCTCGATCGCAATGTCACCGCCCGCACCGGCGCGCCGCATGTGCGCACCTTTCACGACGAGCGCGAGCGCTCCGTGCTCTTTGTCGTCGATTTTCGTGCGCCCATGCTGTTCGGCACGCGCCGCGCCTTTCGCTCCGTCGCTGCGGCGGAGGGCGCGGTCGCCTCCGCCTGGCGCGTCATCGATTCGCAGGGCCGCGTCGGCCTCGCCGCCATAGGCTCGGCGGGCGCGCGCTGCTTCGGCTTCGCCGTGGGCGCGCGCAGCTTTCCGCCGCTGCTCGTCGCGCTCGCCGAGGCGCATCGCATAGCGCTCGCAGAAGGAGCGGAAGCCGCCGAGCCGTCGCTCGCCGCGGCGCTGGAGGAAATGGAGAGCGTCGGCGGAACATCGGCGCTCACGCTCGCCAGCGCGCTGGATTCTCCGGGCGAAGCTTTCGACGTCATTGCGACGCGCATCGCGCGTCGGCGCGATCTCAGCGTGCTGCTCGTCGCCGATCGGTTCGAGCTGACGCCTGCGCCGGGCCTCTATCCGTTTCGCACGCGCATGGAAGAAGGCCTGCTGCGCATCGCGCATGGCGCGCGGACGGCGCCCGACGAGCGGCTGGCGCGGCTGCGCCGGCTCGGCGCGCGCGCGCTCGAGATCGACGCGGGGCTCGACGCGGAGACGGTTGCGCCTCTTCTAGAGCGTTTGGACATGGAGCGGTTCGATGGCCGATCCGTCTGA
- a CDS encoding DUF4381 family protein yields MADPSDLLQQLRPLRAPPPDGAADILLMALIGCGAGALLTLAILFWRARRRPLRRAALSALASARALPATERLAAQARMLRDLVGALEGGVAHSQGESWLTRLDAIFATNLFSEGEGRAFGDALYRPRVDDPSERLDRALQKLLSRLDR; encoded by the coding sequence ATGGCCGATCCGTCTGATCTGCTCCAGCAATTGCGGCCGTTGCGCGCGCCGCCGCCGGACGGAGCGGCCGATATTCTGCTCATGGCGCTCATCGGCTGCGGCGCCGGCGCTCTGCTGACGCTCGCTATTCTGTTCTGGCGCGCGCGCCGCCGTCCTCTGCGACGCGCCGCGCTTTCCGCGCTGGCGTCGGCGCGCGCATTGCCGGCGACGGAACGGCTCGCCGCGCAGGCGAGAATGCTGCGCGATCTCGTCGGCGCGCTCGAGGGCGGCGTCGCGCATTCGCAAGGCGAATCCTGGCTGACGCGGCTCGACGCGATCTTCGCGACGAACTTGTTCAGCGAAGGCGAGGGGCGCGCTTTCGGCGATGCGCTCTATCGTCCGCGCGTCGATGATCCGAGCGAGAGGCTCGATCGCGCTTTGCAAAAATTGCTGTCGAGGCTCGATCGATGA